A stretch of the Rodentibacter haemolyticus genome encodes the following:
- a CDS encoding phage tail protein, producing MYFFDENINAFLVDGIHLIPEGAISVSDDEYEDLITKRSSGCVLYVEKGKVKTTTPRPSEAHEWDGKTWKIPPEKLTSLLAERKKALLQHIADKTDQFKASYLQGYSQAEIDSFYRQEREARGELPLMLLTELFEGRDDLENIEQLKSKVIEKADLFAIIMGKIFAIKQNFEAHIEQAQNLDDLEKINKEIEQWQKL from the coding sequence ATGTATTTTTTTGACGAAAACATCAATGCCTTTTTAGTTGATGGCATCCATCTTATACCGGAAGGCGCAATATCCGTATCAGATGATGAGTATGAGGATTTAATTACCAAACGCAGTTCAGGTTGTGTACTTTACGTAGAAAAAGGCAAAGTGAAAACCACAACGCCCCGACCATCGGAAGCGCATGAATGGGATGGTAAAACATGGAAAATTCCACCAGAGAAATTGACCTCACTTTTGGCGGAACGTAAAAAGGCATTATTACAACACATCGCAGACAAAACCGACCAATTCAAGGCGAGCTATCTCCAAGGCTATTCTCAAGCGGAAATCGACAGTTTTTACCGCCAAGAACGTGAGGCACGGGGCGAATTGCCGTTGATGTTGCTCACTGAATTATTTGAAGGGCGTGATGACCTTGAAAACATTGAACAACTGAAAAGCAAGGTGATCGAAAAAGCGGATTTATTCGCCATTATTATGGGGAAAATTTTTGCAATTAAACAAAATTTTGAGGCACATATCGAGCAGGCTCAAAATTTAGATGATTTAGAAAAAATTAACAAGGAGATTGAACAATGGCAAAAACTATAA
- a CDS encoding baseplate J/gp47 family protein, with protein sequence MSEDFKQMLAESGLPTEETEIRQEFERLTAQESLITNTSRMSPFWRLITAIAVKPVKWLTDHLIAEILPNLFVKTAKDGWLQIQAWAVGLDFKAATKAEGVIHFTKESEVTELTIKAGTIVQTERINDVIFRLVVTQDTVIPKGTLRGPVPVIAENAGANYNLAAGYYRILPEAVSGVSAVENLENWLTSPGADRETNDELRERYRTQFSSVGQHHIDSVYKGMIAKVAALSVDRIYFKHDAPRGPGSANAYLLLDTGVTSQPFIDKVNHYVRDEHNHGHGDDLLCFAMPETKHNLTCAIYFHPSIFVGEVRKQEILQQVENMIRCAFRENNNYKVTKTYPFSRFSWSKLGEEIHEHINEIASIVWGQTDIKSDLSIPRIRQLTVSAQK encoded by the coding sequence ATGAGTGAAGATTTTAAACAAATGTTAGCCGAAAGCGGCTTACCAACGGAAGAAACAGAAATCCGTCAAGAATTTGAACGTTTAACGGCACAAGAGAGCTTGATAACAAATACTTCAAGAATGTCCCCTTTTTGGCGTTTAATCACGGCGATTGCGGTGAAACCTGTGAAGTGGTTGACCGATCATTTAATTGCGGAAATTCTGCCGAATTTATTTGTGAAAACCGCCAAAGACGGTTGGTTACAAATTCAAGCATGGGCGGTAGGCTTAGATTTTAAAGCGGCAACCAAAGCCGAAGGTGTGATCCATTTCACCAAAGAAAGCGAAGTAACGGAACTCACCATCAAAGCCGGCACCATTGTTCAAACAGAACGCATTAATGATGTGATTTTCCGCCTTGTGGTAACACAAGACACCGTGATCCCGAAAGGCACATTGCGTGGCCCTGTTCCTGTTATTGCTGAAAATGCCGGTGCGAATTATAACCTCGCCGCCGGTTATTACCGTATTTTGCCTGAAGCAGTTTCCGGTGTAAGTGCGGTCGAAAATTTAGAAAATTGGCTGACATCACCGGGAGCGGATCGTGAAACCAATGATGAATTACGTGAACGTTACCGTACCCAATTTTCAAGCGTGGGACAACACCACATTGACAGTGTTTACAAAGGCATGATCGCCAAAGTTGCCGCCTTATCGGTGGATAGAATTTATTTCAAACACGATGCACCACGTGGCCCGGGTTCGGCAAACGCCTATTTGTTATTAGACACAGGCGTAACCAGTCAGCCGTTTATTGATAAAGTCAATCACTATGTGCGAGACGAACACAATCACGGCCACGGCGATGATTTACTGTGTTTTGCAATGCCGGAAACAAAGCACAATTTAACTTGCGCCATTTATTTTCACCCGTCAATTTTTGTCGGTGAGGTTAGAAAACAAGAAATTCTACAACAGGTTGAAAATATGATCCGTTGTGCATTTCGTGAGAATAACAATTACAAAGTGACAAAAACCTACCCTTTCAGCCGCTTTAGTTGGTCGAAATTGGGTGAGGAAATCCACGAACATATCAACGAAATTGCCTCGATCGTATGGGGACAAACCGACATAAAAAGCGATCTTTCCATTCCACGCATTCGGCAATTAACCGTGAGTGCGCAAAAATAA
- the hflK gene encoding FtsH protease activity modulator HflK — MSQNDSGQDPWGKPGQSNEQKPDNSSNNGWDSNQHRGKQEQSPPDIEEIFSNLLKKIGGGKKSGQNNGGSNTPSTPFNFGKALPIAVALGAIIWGASGFYTIKEAERGVVLRFGELHSIVQPGLNWKPTFVDKVLPVNVEQVKELKTQGAMLTQDENMVKVEMTVQYRVQDPAKYRFSVTNADDSLNQATDSALRYVIGHMTMDDILTTGRAVVRENTWKALNEIIKPYDMGIEVIDVNFQSARPPEEVKDAFDDAIKAQEDEQRFIREAEAYAREKEPIARGDAQRIIEEATAYKDRIVLDAKGEVERLQRLLPEFKASPDLLRERLYIQTMEKVMANTPKVMLDGNNGNNLTVLPLEQIMGKKAANKTQSAVDYSPVLSQTESPQPQTQPTTVESIRQGRFN, encoded by the coding sequence ATGTCGCAGAACGATTCAGGACAGGATCCTTGGGGCAAGCCGGGGCAGAGCAATGAGCAAAAGCCCGACAACTCATCAAATAACGGATGGGATTCAAATCAACATCGCGGTAAGCAAGAGCAATCACCACCGGATATTGAGGAAATCTTTAGTAATTTATTGAAAAAAATCGGTGGTGGTAAAAAGAGCGGTCAAAACAATGGCGGTTCTAACACGCCTTCTACGCCATTCAATTTTGGTAAAGCTTTACCAATAGCGGTTGCATTAGGCGCGATCATTTGGGGCGCAAGCGGCTTCTATACGATAAAAGAAGCGGAACGCGGCGTGGTATTACGTTTCGGCGAATTACATTCCATTGTTCAACCCGGATTAAACTGGAAGCCGACTTTTGTAGATAAAGTCTTACCGGTAAATGTCGAGCAAGTAAAAGAGCTGAAAACACAAGGCGCGATGTTAACGCAGGATGAAAATATGGTGAAAGTTGAAATGACCGTTCAGTACCGTGTACAAGATCCGGCTAAATATCGTTTCAGCGTAACAAATGCGGATGATAGCTTGAATCAAGCGACGGATAGTGCGCTACGCTATGTAATAGGTCATATGACAATGGATGATATTCTTACCACCGGTCGTGCAGTGGTACGTGAAAACACATGGAAAGCATTGAATGAAATTATCAAACCTTATGATATGGGAATTGAGGTCATTGATGTGAACTTCCAATCTGCACGCCCACCGGAAGAAGTGAAGGATGCCTTTGATGATGCGATTAAAGCGCAAGAAGATGAACAGCGTTTTATTCGTGAAGCGGAAGCTTATGCCCGTGAGAAAGAGCCGATCGCACGTGGTGATGCGCAACGTATTATAGAGGAAGCTACGGCTTATAAAGATCGTATCGTATTGGATGCAAAAGGTGAAGTGGAGCGTTTACAACGTTTATTGCCGGAATTTAAAGCCTCACCGGATTTATTGCGTGAGCGTTTGTATATCCAGACGATGGAAAAAGTGATGGCAAATACACCAAAAGTGATGCTTGATGGCAACAATGGAAATAACCTGACGGTATTACCGCTTGAGCAAATTATGGGGAAAAAAGCAGCAAATAAAACGCAAAGCGCGGTAGATTATTCGCCTGTTTTATCACAGACGGAGTCCCCGCAACCTCAAACTCAACCGACAACAGTAGAATCAATTCGCCAAGGGAGATTTAACTAA
- a CDS encoding phage tail-collar fiber domain-containing protein, which yields MASLITPQFEHYIAEQTIAQGSVVFDEFIFANIPGLNENNLAQHLTMPTAAQIVHRQAVSQSGVINENAVVYSVTIGTEVGDFDFNFIGLINKSKNLLAVAVQTEPVKKTRNKNTQQGNSITRNILLEFSGAKALTGINVSADTWQIDFTVRLHGLDEKIRLTNRDLYGRAVFFDDGFLLTRKTGNQFTIQPGIAYVEGVRMNLSAPHNITVNKLPCSIYADVVHHCTVTGAYETEIQFLTQSKADYVDTANRQHYVQILADIDSRGNVTDRRLLSPFLGITPKDLDETTGNHADKTGHSHKLAKASTTKAGIVQLDDTWESDSREKAPTARVIKAIKSLIDSLTRSLGNYIPNSKKSNSTTSASSDTIATSQAVKTANDNANSRVSKSGDTMTGTLGFSGSTRSYRVNNHAWSKPINFNGDAVIGNEVCVIAFNNNGSLHLGGRENEEFNAQLNKEQLYVRGDVRTGLGKSLNDTVSKSGDTMTGGLVVEHATGAGAFSAQYGVHAPFFTHVGNANGRNNYYPYVKGRVTNGDGWGTAFSLGYVTPGTRNQFGTGVIHLIEDNGYERLWQFTHVGDFISPNDVKTASGKSLNNTHQINQSYVQTTTENWGGLIIERPSRNDRMLIESENNHFHFIRRNTQNGSNYYVISMPEKNGKVALLEDFTQSFSGTNGWCKLPNGLILQWGKSNGGWVNFPIAFPNACFSVTGTPGVYGNYEPYVIKDISNTKFYHQGKYTSDANNSHWIAIGR from the coding sequence ATGGCAAGTTTAATTACGCCGCAATTCGAGCATTACATTGCCGAACAGACGATTGCACAAGGCAGTGTCGTGTTTGATGAATTTATTTTTGCCAATATTCCGGGCTTAAATGAAAACAATCTTGCACAGCATTTAACAATGCCGACCGCAGCGCAAATCGTACATCGCCAAGCCGTTTCACAAAGCGGTGTCATTAATGAAAATGCGGTGGTCTATTCTGTCACTATTGGCACCGAAGTTGGTGATTTTGATTTCAATTTTATCGGTTTAATCAATAAAAGCAAAAATCTGTTAGCAGTTGCCGTGCAAACCGAACCGGTGAAGAAAACACGTAATAAAAACACGCAGCAAGGTAACAGTATTACACGCAACATTCTTTTAGAATTTAGCGGTGCAAAAGCCCTAACCGGGATTAATGTATCTGCGGATACGTGGCAAATTGATTTTACTGTGCGCTTACATGGACTTGATGAAAAAATCCGTTTAACCAATCGTGATCTTTATGGCCGTGCGGTTTTCTTTGATGATGGATTTTTATTAACACGCAAAACGGGCAATCAATTCACCATTCAACCGGGTATCGCCTATGTTGAAGGTGTGCGAATGAATTTATCCGCACCGCATAATATCACGGTAAATAAGCTCCCCTGCTCTATTTACGCCGATGTGGTACATCATTGCACCGTAACGGGGGCGTATGAAACGGAAATACAATTTCTCACGCAATCAAAAGCTGATTATGTTGATACGGCAAATCGCCAACATTATGTACAAATTCTTGCGGATATTGATAGCCGAGGCAATGTCACCGATCGCCGTTTGCTCTCTCCGTTTTTAGGGATTACGCCAAAAGATTTAGACGAAACAACCGGAAATCACGCAGATAAAACCGGACATTCTCATAAATTGGCAAAAGCCAGTACAACCAAGGCGGGGATAGTACAACTTGATGACACCTGGGAATCAGACAGCCGAGAGAAAGCCCCAACTGCACGGGTGATTAAAGCCATCAAATCACTGATTGATAGCTTAACCCGAAGTCTTGGTAATTATATTCCTAATAGTAAAAAATCAAACAGTACTACGTCCGCATCAAGTGATACGATTGCCACATCGCAAGCGGTTAAAACCGCTAATGATAACGCCAATAGTCGCGTATCAAAATCCGGCGATACGATGACGGGGACGTTAGGATTTTCGGGGTCTACCAGAAGTTACCGTGTGAATAATCACGCATGGAGTAAGCCAATCAATTTTAACGGAGATGCCGTCATCGGGAACGAAGTTTGTGTGATTGCATTTAATAATAATGGGTCATTGCACTTAGGGGGGCGAGAAAATGAAGAATTTAATGCTCAACTAAATAAAGAACAATTATATGTGCGGGGTGACGTAAGGACAGGTCTGGGGAAATCTTTAAATGATACAGTATCCAAATCAGGCGATACGATGACCGGCGGACTTGTTGTAGAACACGCAACTGGTGCCGGTGCGTTTTCCGCCCAATATGGTGTCCACGCCCCTTTCTTCACCCATGTTGGTAATGCCAATGGTCGCAATAATTATTATCCATACGTTAAAGGGCGAGTAACAAATGGCGATGGTTGGGGAACTGCCTTTTCTTTAGGTTATGTAACCCCAGGAACGCGAAATCAATTTGGAACCGGTGTTATCCATCTTATTGAGGATAACGGTTATGAAAGATTATGGCAATTTACCCACGTCGGGGATTTTATATCTCCCAATGATGTAAAAACAGCAAGTGGTAAATCGCTCAATAACACCCATCAAATAAATCAAAGTTATGTACAAACAACCACCGAAAATTGGGGCGGTTTAATAATAGAACGCCCAAGCCGCAATGACAGGATGCTAATAGAAAGCGAAAATAATCACTTTCATTTCATTCGCCGCAACACACAGAACGGCAGTAATTATTATGTGATTTCAATGCCCGAAAAAAACGGCAAGGTAGCGTTGTTGGAAGATTTCACGCAAAGTTTTAGCGGCACTAACGGCTGGTGTAAATTGCCGAACGGCTTAATCTTGCAATGGGGCAAATCAAACGGTGGTTGGGTCAATTTTCCGATTGCATTTCCAAATGCGTGCTTTTCGGTTACCGGCACGCCGGGTGTCTATGGTAACTACGAACCCTATGTCATCAAAGATATATCCAACACTAAGTTTTATCATCAAGGTAAATACACGAGTGATGCCAATAACTCACACTGGATTGCTATCGGTCGATAA
- a CDS encoding phage tail protein: protein MKIKLPFWMDKGELNKIAVLFGKWWDYVLSAVKFPFNILDEEHCSERILNLIAYQRDIERFEGEPLELFRKRVKYAFLNAKDAGSKAGFIRIFERLGIGYVEIEERFDVENWDVIKIRLSDSQLAKKTELLNLIIRKYGRTCRRYTFEVITKETVTIYHGEFHHDHQSFYVKVN, encoded by the coding sequence ATGAAAATAAAACTGCCCTTTTGGATGGATAAAGGCGAGCTAAACAAAATCGCCGTACTCTTTGGCAAATGGTGGGATTACGTACTAAGTGCGGTCAAATTTCCGTTCAATATTTTAGATGAAGAACATTGCAGTGAACGCATTCTTAATCTAATCGCCTATCAGCGAGATATTGAACGTTTTGAAGGTGAGCCGTTAGAACTCTTTCGTAAACGGGTGAAATATGCCTTTCTTAACGCCAAAGATGCAGGCAGTAAAGCGGGTTTTATCCGTATTTTTGAACGGCTAGGCATTGGCTATGTAGAAATTGAAGAACGTTTTGACGTAGAAAACTGGGATGTGATCAAAATCCGTTTAAGTGATTCACAACTAGCGAAAAAAACCGAGTTACTGAACTTGATTATTCGCAAATATGGCCGCACTTGTCGCCGCTATACCTTTGAAGTGATCACCAAAGAAACCGTTACTATTTACCACGGCGAATTTCACCACGATCACCAAAGTTTTTATGTGAAAGTGAATTAA
- the thrB gene encoding homoserine kinase, translated as MLRIYAPASSANISVGFDTLGAAISPIDGSLLGDVVQIESIASGFELESAGYFVRKLPKEPQKNIVYQAYVLFSERLKLRGGNVKPLRLTLEKNMPIGSGLGSSACSIVAALVALNRFHHEPFSKMELLEMMGELEGRISGSIHYDNVAPCYLGGVQFMVQSLGNICQKLPFFDNWYWVLAYPGIEVSTAEARAILPKSYTRQDVIAHGRHLGGFVHACHTHQENLAAIMMKDVIAEPYRESLLPNFAEVKQATRDLGALATGISGSGPTIFSIAPNLQTATKLATYLESHYLQNNEGFVHICKVDNEGTREILVN; from the coding sequence ATGTTACGAATTTATGCACCGGCTTCCAGCGCAAATATTAGCGTAGGTTTTGATACTTTAGGCGCCGCAATTTCTCCGATTGATGGCTCATTATTAGGTGATGTGGTTCAAATTGAATCTATCGCAAGCGGTTTTGAATTGGAAAGTGCGGGTTATTTTGTCCGTAAATTACCTAAAGAGCCGCAAAAAAACATTGTATATCAAGCCTATGTGCTGTTTAGTGAACGGTTAAAATTACGCGGTGGTAATGTGAAGCCATTGCGTTTAACCCTTGAAAAAAATATGCCGATTGGATCGGGGCTCGGCTCCAGTGCTTGCTCCATTGTGGCGGCATTGGTGGCACTGAACCGATTTCATCATGAGCCTTTTTCTAAAATGGAATTGCTTGAGATGATGGGCGAATTAGAGGGGCGTATTTCGGGCTCGATTCATTATGACAACGTTGCCCCTTGTTATCTTGGCGGTGTGCAATTTATGGTACAATCTCTTGGTAATATTTGCCAAAAATTGCCGTTTTTTGATAATTGGTATTGGGTGCTGGCTTATCCGGGAATTGAAGTTTCCACAGCCGAAGCCCGTGCAATTTTACCAAAAAGTTATACCCGTCAAGATGTTATTGCTCATGGTCGCCATTTAGGGGGCTTTGTTCACGCCTGCCATACTCACCAAGAGAATTTGGCGGCGATTATGATGAAAGATGTGATAGCAGAGCCTTATCGCGAGTCATTGCTGCCAAACTTCGCAGAAGTAAAACAAGCGACACGTGATCTAGGCGCATTAGCAACCGGTATTTCCGGCTCAGGCCCTACGATTTTTTCTATCGCACCGAATTTACAAACGGCAACAAAACTTGCGACTTATCTGGAAAGTCATTATTTACAAAATAATGAGGGTTTTGTACATATATGTAAGGTGGATAATGAGGGAACACGAGAGATTTTAGTGAATTAA
- the hflC gene encoding protease modulator HflC, whose translation MRKFLLPVIFVLAAVIYSSIVVVTEGTRGIMLRFNKVQRDTDNKVVVYEPGLHFKVPLIDTIKVLDARIRTLDGSATRFVTVEKKDLLVDSYVKWKISDFGRFYTSTGGGDYNQAASLLSRKVNDRLRSEIGTRTIKDIVSGTRGELMEGAKKALNSGQDSTAELGIEVVDVRVKQINLPDEVSSSIYQRMRAERDAVAREHRSQGKEKAAFIQADVDRKVTLILANANKTAQELRGSGDATAAKLYSDAFSQNPQFFSFVRSLKAYEASFANSDNMMILKPDSDFFRFMQAPKK comes from the coding sequence ATGCGTAAATTTTTATTACCGGTTATTTTTGTTCTTGCGGCGGTGATTTATTCCAGTATTGTTGTGGTCACTGAAGGGACGCGCGGCATTATGTTGCGTTTTAACAAAGTGCAACGTGATACCGATAATAAAGTGGTGGTTTACGAACCGGGGCTACATTTCAAAGTACCGCTGATTGATACCATTAAAGTGTTGGATGCCCGCATTCGTACCTTAGACGGTTCAGCCACCCGTTTTGTTACCGTAGAGAAAAAAGACCTATTAGTTGATTCCTATGTAAAATGGAAAATTAGTGATTTTGGTCGTTTCTACACTTCAACCGGTGGTGGTGATTACAATCAAGCGGCAAGTTTATTGAGCCGTAAAGTAAATGATCGTCTGCGTTCTGAAATCGGTACACGTACTATCAAAGACATTGTTTCAGGTACGCGTGGTGAATTGATGGAAGGGGCTAAAAAGGCATTAAACTCCGGACAGGACAGTACGGCGGAATTGGGTATTGAAGTAGTTGACGTACGCGTGAAACAAATCAATTTACCGGATGAGGTTTCTTCTTCCATTTATCAACGTATGCGCGCCGAACGTGATGCAGTAGCACGTGAGCATCGTTCACAAGGTAAAGAGAAGGCTGCATTTATTCAGGCTGATGTTGATCGTAAAGTGACGCTAATTCTTGCGAATGCAAATAAAACAGCGCAGGAATTACGTGGTTCCGGTGATGCAACGGCGGCAAAACTTTATTCTGATGCGTTTTCTCAAAATCCTCAATTCTTCAGCTTTGTGCGCAGTTTAAAAGCCTACGAGGCAAGTTTTGCAAATTCGGATAATATGATGATTTTAAAACCGGATAGCGATTTCTTCCGCTTTATGCAAGCGCCGAAAAAGTAG
- a CDS encoding baseplate complex protein yields MPSLSLVAQRQSPQTAPSANVPKRNPSVQLALNGTPIYLHNILMTVSVKREEKDMSGQKSSTKKSDKGIKAKELRVTGFIPYSRKEWLTQLFNFAESEDKKGEQSKYRVSCTAAEAVNMREVQFSDEVSATEQNGQLGWAVAFTLREVNSVAEKKDQRKKKPKAKAQGEKAPTAQATNKSAVENSGKSEQPKDERKGIAKDIDDFFGGIDG; encoded by the coding sequence ATGCCTAGTTTATCACTGGTTGCACAACGTCAATCACCACAAACCGCACCTTCTGCAAACGTACCTAAACGCAATCCAAGCGTGCAACTGGCATTAAACGGCACGCCAATTTATTTGCACAATATCTTGATGACAGTATCGGTCAAACGTGAAGAAAAAGATATGAGCGGTCAAAAATCAAGTACGAAAAAATCTGACAAAGGCATAAAAGCCAAAGAATTACGTGTTACCGGTTTTATCCCCTATTCACGCAAAGAATGGCTTACCCAATTATTTAATTTTGCCGAATCGGAAGATAAAAAAGGCGAGCAGTCAAAATATCGTGTTTCCTGCACTGCCGCTGAAGCCGTGAATATGCGTGAAGTACAATTTAGTGATGAAGTCAGCGCAACCGAACAAAACGGGCAATTAGGTTGGGCGGTTGCTTTCACGTTGCGTGAAGTCAATTCCGTTGCCGAGAAGAAAGACCAACGCAAGAAAAAACCAAAAGCGAAAGCACAAGGTGAAAAAGCACCAACCGCACAAGCCACAAATAAAAGTGCGGTTGAAAATTCGGGTAAATCTGAACAACCAAAAGATGAAAGAAAAGGTATTGCGAAAGACATTGATGATTTCTTTGGGGGCATTGACGGATGA
- a CDS encoding 4'-phosphopantetheinyl transferase family protein — MSTFIAYANIQQFFPFDEIPPALVPENLLMSSNESTRVKQRHQCRRLAHFLLWKLLKIAGKSTALLGQIQRTESERPYFSNEKIDFNISHSDDWVSVILDIQEEKQSAVGIDIEFPKKRNFLALMEHFAPEDEIHWFTRQVNSENAFYRCWCLREAVLKSQGVGIVKLSEVCHLPDEQKIFSEHCPQGELLFTDELPFYFAMFVNQRQNQPHFFQWNGEKLIQKTLKHFIYYDVN; from the coding sequence ATGTCAACCTTTATCGCTTACGCCAATATTCAGCAGTTTTTTCCTTTTGATGAAATCCCTCCGGCGCTTGTTCCTGAAAATTTACTAATGTCATCTAATGAAAGCACTCGGGTAAAACAACGTCATCAATGTCGTCGATTAGCCCATTTCTTATTATGGAAATTGTTAAAAATAGCAGGAAAATCAACCGCACTTTTAGGACAAATTCAACGTACGGAAAGTGAACGACCTTATTTTTCCAATGAAAAGATAGATTTTAATATTAGCCATTCCGATGATTGGGTCTCGGTAATATTAGATATTCAAGAAGAAAAACAAAGTGCGGTCGGTATTGATATTGAATTTCCTAAAAAACGGAATTTCCTTGCATTAATGGAACATTTTGCTCCCGAGGATGAAATTCATTGGTTTACACGGCAAGTGAATTCGGAAAATGCTTTTTATCGTTGTTGGTGCTTGCGTGAAGCCGTATTGAAATCACAGGGCGTTGGCATTGTGAAGTTGTCGGAAGTATGCCATTTACCTGATGAACAGAAAATTTTTTCAGAACATTGCCCGCAAGGTGAGCTATTGTTTACCGATGAACTTCCGTTTTATTTTGCGATGTTTGTTAATCAACGACAAAATCAACCGCACTTTTTTCAATGGAATGGTGAAAAATTGATACAAAAAACGCTCAAGCATTTTATTTATTATGATGTTAATTAA
- a CDS encoding DinI-like family protein, with translation MKKIDIRFTKERDSKKIAMQQKAIERLEEILPKRIAEKFSDVEVRIRTSSSQGFDVSGFDKDDKTKFLEYLEEIWNDDSLLDGIDE, from the coding sequence ATGAAAAAAATAGACATTCGTTTTACAAAAGAACGTGATAGCAAAAAAATAGCTATGCAGCAAAAAGCTATTGAAAGGCTAGAAGAAATATTGCCAAAACGTATTGCTGAAAAATTTAGTGATGTTGAAGTCAGAATCAGAACATCAAGCTCACAAGGATTTGATGTTTCGGGGTTTGATAAAGATGACAAGACAAAATTTTTAGAATACCTTGAAGAAATTTGGAATGATGATTCATTGCTTGATGGAATAGATGAATAA
- the thrC gene encoding threonine synthase, which yields MNLYNIKHPEQQVNFAQAVRQGLGKDQGLFFPETIPQLSNIDELLDLPLVERSQKILSTIIGDEIPTETLNAIVKNAFTFPAPLEKVEDNIYALELFHGPTLAFKDFGGRFMAQALAAVRGNGKITILTATSGDTGAAVAHAFYGLENINVVILYPKGKISPLQEKLFCTLGGNIRTVAINGDFDACQALVKQAFDDAELREAIGLNSANSINISRLLAQICYYFEAVAQLPKAKRDNVVVSVPSGNFGNLTAGLIAKTLGLPISRFIASTNANDTVPRYLQSGDWEPKSTVATLSNAMDVSRPNNWPRVEELFKRNGWGLSNLGAGMLTDEQTEETLKAMHAKGYICEPHGAIAYQVLKDQLNANETGIFLCTAHPAKFKESVERILNLELPLPEALDKHNKLPLLSDEMDNDFAQLRTYLLK from the coding sequence ATGAATTTATACAATATCAAACACCCGGAACAACAAGTCAATTTCGCACAGGCGGTTCGCCAAGGGTTGGGGAAAGATCAGGGGCTATTCTTTCCGGAAACGATTCCGCAACTTTCCAATATTGATGAATTACTCGATCTTCCGCTTGTTGAACGCAGCCAGAAAATACTCTCTACGATTATCGGCGATGAAATCCCAACAGAAACGTTAAATGCAATAGTTAAAAATGCGTTTACTTTTCCGGCTCCTTTAGAAAAAGTGGAAGACAATATTTATGCCCTTGAGCTTTTCCACGGCCCAACATTGGCTTTTAAGGACTTTGGCGGTCGCTTTATGGCACAAGCCTTAGCTGCTGTGAGAGGGAACGGTAAAATTACCATTTTAACCGCCACTTCCGGTGATACCGGTGCGGCGGTGGCACACGCATTTTATGGTTTGGAAAACATTAATGTCGTCATTTTATATCCGAAAGGTAAGATTAGCCCATTGCAAGAGAAATTATTCTGCACCCTTGGCGGCAATATTCGGACTGTGGCGATTAACGGTGATTTTGATGCGTGCCAAGCATTGGTGAAACAAGCCTTTGATGACGCCGAATTACGTGAAGCTATCGGTTTAAATTCGGCAAATTCCATTAATATCAGCCGTTTACTTGCACAAATTTGTTACTATTTTGAAGCGGTTGCACAATTACCGAAAGCGAAACGTGACAATGTGGTGGTTTCCGTACCAAGCGGTAATTTTGGAAACTTGACGGCAGGATTGATTGCAAAAACCTTAGGCTTACCGATCTCACGTTTTATTGCTTCAACCAATGCTAATGACACCGTGCCGCGTTATTTGCAATCCGGCGACTGGGAGCCAAAATCGACAGTTGCAACCCTTTCTAACGCAATGGACGTAAGCCGACCGAATAACTGGCCGAGAGTTGAGGAATTATTTAAACGCAACGGTTGGGGTTTATCGAATTTGGGCGCAGGTATGCTTACCGATGAACAAACGGAAGAAACCTTAAAAGCAATGCATGCCAAAGGCTATATTTGCGAACCTCACGGTGCGATAGCATACCAAGTGTTGAAAGATCAACTTAATGCAAACGAAACCGGTATTTTCCTTTGCACTGCGCACCCGGCGAAATTTAAAGAATCCGTTGAGCGTATTTTGAATCTTGAATTGCCACTTCCGGAAGCCTTGGATAAACACAACAAATTGCCATTACTTTCTGATGAAATGGATAATGATTTTGCGCAGTTACGCACATATTTATTGAAATAA